A part of Periophthalmus magnuspinnatus isolate fPerMag1 chromosome 19, fPerMag1.2.pri, whole genome shotgun sequence genomic DNA contains:
- the tom1l2 gene encoding TOM1-like protein 2 isoform X1 produces the protein MEFLLGNPFSTPAGHCIERATDGSLQSEDWTLNMEICDIINETEDGPKDAIRAVKKRLNGNKNYREVMLTLTVLETCVKNCGHRFHALVTSRDFVDGVLVKIISPKNNPPTIVQDKVLALIQAWADAFRSSPDLTGVVQIYEEMKRKGIEFPNSEMETLSPIHTPQRVASAPEGDSTLKYNTVSQPTPDAVPPAYNTAQVPNILTAGTINPTPEQICRLRSELDIVRGNTKVMSEMLTEMVPGQEDASDYELLQELNRTCRAMQQRIVELISCVSNESVTEELLHVNDDLNNIFLRFERYERFRSGRTTAQGVNNGVLSEATEDNLIDLGPGSPAVVSNMPSSPATLSSRLAGLDMGADSVSSTLSSLSSSKPPPAQDDFDVFAQTRTGALPEPRQTTTAAAESSGAPPTLNVVQPTAAGAGGQASVMDDIEEWLSTDVKGDEGEEGVTSEEFDKFLEERAKAAEMVPGLPSPPSGEPGAQQGTPSRKTTDRPEDSLFAM, from the exons ACCAAAGGATGCTATTCGGGCAGTAAAGAAGAGGCTAAATGGCAACAAGAACTACAGAGAAGTGATGCTGACTTTAACA gtttTGGAGACGTGTGTGAAGAACTGTGGCCATCGCTTCCATGCGTTGGTGACAAGCCGGGATTTTGTCGATGGTGTTCTTGTCAAGATTATCTCCCCAAAGAACAATCCACCCACAATAGTTCAAGATAAAGTACTTGCCCTGATTCAG GCCTGGGCTGATGCATTCAGGAGCAGTCCCGACCTCACAGGTGTGGTGCAGATTTatgaggagatgaagaggaaaGGCATTGAGTTCCCCAATTCAGAGATGGAGACTCTgtcccccattcacacacctcAGAGG GTAGCTTCAGCTCCAGAGGGTGACTCCACTCTTAAGTACAACACAGTATCCCAGCCCACACCTGATGCTGTACCACCAGCCTACAACACTGCTCAGGTCCCCAATATCCTCACTGCTGGAACCATCAACCCCACACCAGAACAG ATCTGCAGGCTGCGCAGTGAACTGGACATTGTGCGTGGAAACACTAAGGTGATGTCTGAGATGCTGACAGAGATGGTCCCTGGGCAAGAAGATGCATCTGACTACGAGCTACTACAG GAGTTGAACCGGACTTGCAGAGCGATGCAGCAGAGAATAGTGGAGCTCATCTCCTGTGTTTCCAATGAGTCTGTCACAGAGGAGCTGCTACATGTCAATGATGACCTCAACAACATCTTTCTGCGCTTTGAGAG GTATGAGAGGTTTAGGTCTGGCCGGACCACAGCTCAGGGCGTCAACAATGGG GTTTTGAGTGAGGCAACAGAGGACAACCTGATAGACCTGGGTCCAGGGTCTCCCGCTGTGGTCAGTAACATGCCCTCCTCTCCGGCGACACTCTCCTCTCGTCTGGCTGGACTAG ACATGGGAGCAGACAGTGTGAGCAGCACCCTGAGCTCTCTGTCCAGCAGCAAACCTCCTCCAGCACAGGACGATTTTGACGTGTTTGCACAGACCAGAACCGGAGCTCTGCCTGAACCACGCCAAAC cacaacagcagcagcagagagctCGGGTGCTCCTCCTACCCTGAATGTTGTCCAGCCAACTGCAGCG GGTGCCGGGGGCCAGGCCTCTGTCATGGATGACATAGAGGAGTGGCTGAGTACGGATGTG AAGGGGGATGAGGGTGAAGAAGGTGTGACAAGTGAAg AGTTCGACAAGTTTTTGGAGGAAAGAGCCAAAGCCGCTGAGATGGTCCCCGGACTTCCATCACCCCCTAGTGGAGAACCAGGCGCACAGCAGGGCACCCCCAGCCGCAAGACAACAGACCGGCCTGAAGACTCGCTGTTTGCCATGTAG
- the tom1l2 gene encoding TOM1-like protein 2 isoform X2 yields the protein MEFLLGNPFSTPAGHCIERATDGSLQSEDWTLNMEICDIINETEDGPKDAIRAVKKRLNGNKNYREVMLTLTVLETCVKNCGHRFHALVTSRDFVDGVLVKIISPKNNPPTIVQDKVLALIQAWADAFRSSPDLTGVVQIYEEMKRKGIEFPNSEMETLSPIHTPQRVASAPEGDSTLKYNTVSQPTPDAVPPAYNTAQVPNILTAGTINPTPEQICRLRSELDIVRGNTKVMSEMLTEMVPGQEDASDYELLQELNRTCRAMQQRIVELISCVSNESVTEELLHVNDDLNNIFLRFERYERFRSGRTTAQGVNNGVLSEATEDNLIDLGPGSPAVVSNMPSSPATLSSRLAGLDMGADSVSSTLSSLSSSKPPPAQDDFDVFAQTRTGALPEPRQTTTAAAESSGAPPTLNVVQPTAAKGDEGEEGVTSEEFDKFLEERAKAAEMVPGLPSPPSGEPGAQQGTPSRKTTDRPEDSLFAM from the exons ACCAAAGGATGCTATTCGGGCAGTAAAGAAGAGGCTAAATGGCAACAAGAACTACAGAGAAGTGATGCTGACTTTAACA gtttTGGAGACGTGTGTGAAGAACTGTGGCCATCGCTTCCATGCGTTGGTGACAAGCCGGGATTTTGTCGATGGTGTTCTTGTCAAGATTATCTCCCCAAAGAACAATCCACCCACAATAGTTCAAGATAAAGTACTTGCCCTGATTCAG GCCTGGGCTGATGCATTCAGGAGCAGTCCCGACCTCACAGGTGTGGTGCAGATTTatgaggagatgaagaggaaaGGCATTGAGTTCCCCAATTCAGAGATGGAGACTCTgtcccccattcacacacctcAGAGG GTAGCTTCAGCTCCAGAGGGTGACTCCACTCTTAAGTACAACACAGTATCCCAGCCCACACCTGATGCTGTACCACCAGCCTACAACACTGCTCAGGTCCCCAATATCCTCACTGCTGGAACCATCAACCCCACACCAGAACAG ATCTGCAGGCTGCGCAGTGAACTGGACATTGTGCGTGGAAACACTAAGGTGATGTCTGAGATGCTGACAGAGATGGTCCCTGGGCAAGAAGATGCATCTGACTACGAGCTACTACAG GAGTTGAACCGGACTTGCAGAGCGATGCAGCAGAGAATAGTGGAGCTCATCTCCTGTGTTTCCAATGAGTCTGTCACAGAGGAGCTGCTACATGTCAATGATGACCTCAACAACATCTTTCTGCGCTTTGAGAG GTATGAGAGGTTTAGGTCTGGCCGGACCACAGCTCAGGGCGTCAACAATGGG GTTTTGAGTGAGGCAACAGAGGACAACCTGATAGACCTGGGTCCAGGGTCTCCCGCTGTGGTCAGTAACATGCCCTCCTCTCCGGCGACACTCTCCTCTCGTCTGGCTGGACTAG ACATGGGAGCAGACAGTGTGAGCAGCACCCTGAGCTCTCTGTCCAGCAGCAAACCTCCTCCAGCACAGGACGATTTTGACGTGTTTGCACAGACCAGAACCGGAGCTCTGCCTGAACCACGCCAAAC cacaacagcagcagcagagagctCGGGTGCTCCTCCTACCCTGAATGTTGTCCAGCCAACTGCAGCG AAGGGGGATGAGGGTGAAGAAGGTGTGACAAGTGAAg AGTTCGACAAGTTTTTGGAGGAAAGAGCCAAAGCCGCTGAGATGGTCCCCGGACTTCCATCACCCCCTAGTGGAGAACCAGGCGCACAGCAGGGCACCCCCAGCCGCAAGACAACAGACCGGCCTGAAGACTCGCTGTTTGCCATGTAG